A region from the Cryptosporangium arvum DSM 44712 genome encodes:
- a CDS encoding aldolase/citrate lyase family protein — translation MSARARLRAALSAGRAVRGTFVKLAGEETVDVARAAGVDFVVVDLEHSQLSEEQARRAVSRAAAIGLPALVRIPTVDSGLINRLLEAGAVGLQLSTLRSAAETRALIGATRYAPAGTRSISLAHPGANYSGVPLADYLATEHETPPLLVGQIETATTDDPLPDVVEGLDVAFLGVTDLAVSVGLDDEDAIAARVAEIRATAAAAGVIAGSWAVSPDAAGDAAAAGDRYLVVGSDLQFLAASMRKHFAKGAE, via the coding sequence GTGAGCGCGCGGGCGCGCCTGCGTGCGGCGTTGAGCGCCGGGCGCGCGGTGCGGGGCACGTTCGTGAAGCTCGCGGGCGAGGAGACAGTCGATGTCGCCCGTGCGGCGGGGGTGGATTTTGTCGTCGTGGACCTGGAGCACTCGCAGCTGAGCGAGGAACAGGCGCGGCGGGCGGTGAGTCGGGCGGCTGCGATCGGGCTGCCCGCGCTGGTGCGGATTCCTACCGTGGATTCCGGGCTGATCAACCGCCTCCTGGAAGCGGGTGCCGTCGGCCTCCAGCTCTCCACGCTCCGATCGGCGGCCGAGACCCGGGCGCTGATCGGAGCGACCCGGTACGCCCCGGCCGGCACCCGCAGCATCTCGCTGGCCCATCCCGGCGCGAACTACAGCGGCGTCCCGCTCGCCGACTACCTGGCCACCGAGCACGAGACCCCGCCGCTCCTCGTCGGCCAGATCGAGACGGCCACCACCGACGACCCGCTGCCGGACGTCGTCGAAGGCCTTGATGTTGCTTTTCTGGGCGTGACCGACCTGGCCGTGAGCGTGGGCCTGGACGACGAAGACGCGATCGCCGCGCGGGTGGCTGAGATCCGCGCGACCGCCGCGGCGGCCGGCGTGATCGCCGGTTCGTGGGCCGTGTCGCCGGACGCCGCCGGCGACGCGGCCGCGGCCGGTGACCGCTACCTCGTGGTCGGCTCCGACCTGCAGTTCCTCGCCGCCTCGATGCGGAAACACTTTGCGAAGGGTGCCGAATGA
- a CDS encoding aromatic ring-hydroxylating oxygenase subunit alpha, whose protein sequence is MTQTMAEGLVDTGHGGLIAQDWNQLTFRVNREAYRSAEVFQAERDRIWNHNWLYLGHETEIPNKNDYKVRTLGGKPLIFVRGGDGVVRAFLNSCPHRGTVVCREEQGNARNFQCFYHAWTFNSSGKLSALPGDDAYAELERFKGTMDLRPVAKLDIHEGFVFVSFDPDVPPLLEHLGEAADVLSMAAEQSASGMTTLPGIQRYGVKGNWKLAVENAMDGYHFAPTHNTFVGYLRETGFPVTDDDQYAHDLGSGHSMLVLTGHNGRLGMIWEPRFGEAEKERTRLNREAMAERLGQERADEIGDASRILFVFPNLLFFDLEALTIRQLEPVAPGRTDVRAWQYVPVDEEPDVRAMRLKTMTSFVGPGGLATPDDIEAYEAVQRGIEASKGDTRGFNDWSDMSRGMERESKGEKGRSIDEGAMRSFWRHWDKSLGKVSDATATEYGSGCE, encoded by the coding sequence ATGACACAGACAATGGCTGAGGGTCTGGTCGATACCGGCCACGGTGGCCTGATCGCGCAGGACTGGAACCAGTTGACCTTCCGGGTCAACCGTGAGGCGTACCGCTCGGCGGAGGTCTTCCAGGCCGAGCGCGACCGGATCTGGAACCACAACTGGCTGTACCTGGGCCACGAGACCGAGATCCCGAACAAGAACGACTACAAGGTCCGGACGCTCGGCGGGAAGCCGCTGATCTTCGTCCGCGGCGGCGACGGCGTCGTGCGGGCATTCCTCAACTCGTGCCCGCACCGCGGCACCGTGGTCTGCCGGGAGGAGCAGGGCAACGCCCGCAACTTCCAGTGCTTCTACCACGCCTGGACGTTCAACTCGTCCGGCAAGCTCTCCGCGCTCCCCGGCGACGACGCGTACGCCGAGCTCGAGCGGTTCAAGGGCACGATGGACCTGCGTCCGGTCGCGAAGCTCGACATCCACGAGGGCTTCGTCTTCGTGTCGTTCGACCCGGACGTGCCGCCACTGCTGGAGCACCTGGGCGAGGCGGCCGACGTCCTGTCGATGGCGGCCGAGCAGTCGGCCTCCGGCATGACGACGCTCCCCGGCATCCAGCGCTACGGCGTCAAGGGCAACTGGAAGCTCGCCGTCGAGAACGCGATGGACGGCTACCACTTCGCGCCGACCCACAACACGTTCGTCGGCTACCTGCGTGAGACCGGCTTCCCGGTCACCGACGACGACCAGTACGCCCACGACCTGGGCAGCGGACACTCGATGCTGGTGCTCACCGGGCACAACGGCCGGCTGGGCATGATCTGGGAGCCCCGTTTCGGCGAGGCCGAGAAGGAGCGCACCCGGCTCAACCGCGAGGCGATGGCCGAGCGTCTGGGCCAGGAGCGCGCCGACGAGATCGGTGACGCCAGCCGGATCCTGTTCGTCTTCCCGAACCTGCTGTTCTTCGACCTCGAGGCGCTGACGATCCGTCAGCTCGAGCCGGTCGCTCCGGGCCGCACCGACGTCCGGGCCTGGCAGTACGTGCCGGTCGACGAGGAGCCCGACGTCCGCGCGATGCGGCTGAAGACGATGACGAGCTTCGTCGGCCCCGGTGGCCTGGCGACGCCGGACGACATCGAGGCCTACGAGGCCGTCCAGCGCGGCATCGAGGCCAGCAAGGGTGACACCCGGGGCTTCAACGACTGGAGCGACATGTCCCGCGGCATGGAGCGGGAGTCGAAGGGCGAGAAGGGCCGCTCGATCGACGAGGGCGCGATGCGCAGCTTCTGGCGGCACTGGGACAAGTCGCTCGGCAAGGTCTCCGACGCGACCGCGACTGAGTACGGGAGTGGTTGCGAATGA
- a CDS encoding ribokinase yields MNNFDIVVVGSLNIDVTVDVPQAPSAGQTLLGGDSRRSGGGKGGNQAVAAARLGRRTAMVGAVGAEDGEFLLNLLREEKIDLSGVRPVSAPTGQAFVFVDTEGDSTIVVSPGANDHVEVDRELVASARAVLLQQEVPAAVIEEAAAVADGFVVLNPAPARPVPASLLANVDLLVPNRGELLGLAGVDRGDLVQLAQGLGTRGPVVVTLGAQGSLVVEAERSTRVPAEQVKAVDATAAGDSFCAALADAILDGADVVEAARWATRVAAVTVTRPGAMASLPTRAELGS; encoded by the coding sequence GTGAACAACTTCGACATCGTCGTCGTCGGCAGCCTGAACATCGACGTCACGGTCGACGTGCCGCAGGCGCCGTCCGCCGGTCAGACGCTCCTCGGCGGCGACTCGCGACGCAGCGGCGGAGGCAAGGGCGGCAACCAGGCCGTCGCCGCGGCGAGGCTGGGCCGCCGCACGGCAATGGTCGGTGCGGTCGGCGCCGAGGACGGCGAGTTCCTGCTGAACCTCCTGCGCGAGGAGAAGATCGACCTCTCCGGCGTCCGGCCGGTGTCGGCGCCGACCGGGCAGGCGTTCGTGTTCGTCGACACCGAGGGCGACAGCACGATCGTGGTGAGCCCCGGCGCCAACGACCACGTCGAGGTGGATCGTGAGCTCGTGGCGTCGGCCCGGGCCGTCCTGCTCCAGCAGGAGGTGCCGGCCGCGGTGATCGAGGAGGCCGCCGCGGTGGCCGACGGGTTCGTGGTGCTGAACCCGGCGCCGGCCCGCCCGGTCCCGGCGTCGCTGCTGGCCAACGTCGACCTCCTGGTACCGAACCGGGGCGAGCTGCTCGGCCTGGCCGGCGTCGACCGGGGTGACCTGGTGCAACTCGCCCAGGGCCTCGGCACCCGCGGGCCGGTGGTGGTCACGCTGGGCGCGCAGGGCTCGCTGGTGGTGGAGGCCGAGCGGTCGACCAGGGTGCCGGCCGAGCAGGTCAAGGCCGTCGACGCGACCGCGGCCGGCGACAGCTTCTGCGCGGCGCTGGCCGACGCGATCCTCGACGGCGCGGATGTCGTCGAGGCCGCCCGCTGGGCCACCCGCGTCGCCGCCGTGACCGTGACCCGCCCGGGGGCGATGGCGTCCCTGCCTACCCGGGCCGAACTGGGGAGCTAA
- a CDS encoding cupin domain-containing protein, protein MKLSEALYRTVVNWDDVPEDVIRPGVRRRVYSTDEVMLCWHSLSVGMDLRPHSHADFDQLALILAGEADYYIDDVPHRMTAGSMLLVPAGAEHYIKPLTEPCINLDVFAPPRADYADIARKLTDVLEQ, encoded by the coding sequence ATGAAGCTCAGTGAAGCGCTGTACCGGACGGTCGTGAACTGGGACGACGTCCCCGAGGACGTGATCCGTCCCGGTGTCCGCCGCCGGGTCTACAGCACCGACGAGGTCATGCTCTGCTGGCACTCGCTCTCGGTGGGCATGGACCTGCGCCCGCACTCGCACGCCGACTTCGACCAGCTCGCGCTGATCCTGGCGGGCGAGGCCGACTACTACATCGACGACGTGCCGCACCGGATGACCGCCGGCTCGATGCTGCTGGTGCCGGCCGGGGCCGAGCACTACATCAAGCCGCTCACCGAGCCGTGCATCAACCTCGACGTGTTCGCGCCGCCGCGTGCCGACTACGCCGACATCGCGCGCAAGCTGACTGATGTACTAGAGCAGTGA
- a CDS encoding NAD(P)/FAD-dependent oxidoreductase encodes MDEVTVDVLIIGAGPVGLYGAYYAGFRGMSVAVIDSLPEVGGQLAALYPEKNIYDVAGFPAVRGQDLVDALLEQAQQSKPTFLLEQRATTVDIHDDGVTVTTEPSTPGEPGVTVHARAVLIAGGMGTFEPKELPAGGDFAGRGLRYFVPRLADLTGHDVVVVGGGDSAVDWALALEPLANSVALVHRRDAFRAHEKSVAQLQESSVELVTPYEVTEVHGGDAVERVTLEHVETKETVSRDVKTVVAAIGFLTDLGPMAEWGMDLKRRRILVDRTQRTNLPRVFAAGDIAMYEGKVALISVGFGEAATAINHIAPLVNTKWKTTPGHSSDAL; translated from the coding sequence GTGGACGAAGTAACCGTCGACGTTCTCATCATCGGGGCGGGGCCGGTCGGGCTGTACGGCGCGTACTACGCCGGGTTCCGGGGCATGTCGGTCGCGGTGATCGACTCGCTGCCGGAGGTCGGCGGCCAGCTGGCCGCGCTCTACCCGGAGAAGAACATCTACGACGTCGCCGGGTTCCCCGCCGTCCGTGGCCAGGACCTGGTCGACGCCCTGCTGGAGCAGGCGCAGCAGTCCAAGCCGACGTTCCTCCTGGAGCAGCGCGCGACGACCGTCGACATCCACGACGACGGCGTGACGGTCACGACCGAGCCCTCGACGCCGGGCGAGCCCGGGGTGACCGTGCACGCCCGCGCGGTGCTGATCGCCGGGGGCATGGGCACGTTCGAGCCGAAGGAGCTGCCCGCCGGCGGCGACTTCGCGGGGCGCGGGCTGCGGTACTTCGTGCCGCGGCTCGCGGACCTGACCGGCCACGACGTGGTCGTGGTCGGGGGTGGCGACTCGGCGGTCGACTGGGCGCTCGCGCTCGAACCGCTGGCCAACTCGGTCGCGCTCGTGCACCGCCGGGACGCGTTCCGGGCGCACGAGAAGAGCGTCGCCCAGCTGCAGGAGTCGTCGGTCGAGCTGGTCACGCCGTACGAGGTCACCGAGGTGCACGGCGGTGACGCGGTCGAGCGGGTCACGCTCGAGCACGTCGAGACCAAGGAGACGGTGTCCAGGGACGTGAAGACGGTCGTCGCGGCGATCGGCTTCCTCACCGACCTGGGGCCGATGGCGGAGTGGGGCATGGACCTCAAGCGCCGCCGGATCCTGGTCGACCGCACCCAGCGGACGAACCTGCCGCGGGTGTTCGCGGCCGGCGACATCGCGATGTACGAGGGCAAGGTCGCGTTGATCTCGGTGGGCTTCGGCGAGGCCGCCACCGCGATCAACCACATCGCGCCCCTCGTCAACACGAAGTGGAAGACCACCCCGGGCCACAGCTCGGACGCCCTCTGA
- a CDS encoding IclR family transcriptional regulator — translation MLEPVPEIAPVSPAPGDEELPRAERGTPAIQAVERAATILGAFSVGRPRLSLNELTARLGTSKATAHRYTKALRSVNLLRYDEREALYSLGPQVLTLSAAARAGLPIITIAGPYMEELVREAGETVVLSVWDGDTAVVVRVDDNTDRTVRISVRTGARLSMSRSAQGRVFCAFLDEDEVPGLGSLLRRNPDLRSELEAIRENGISVNTPADNGVRTIAAPVFQDATIVATMAIVGTTAAVADETGSPAAQSLLHISRSLTQELGASGPITRGF, via the coding sequence ATGCTTGAGCCCGTGCCGGAAATTGCCCCGGTTTCCCCCGCCCCCGGCGACGAGGAACTTCCCCGTGCCGAGCGGGGTACCCCCGCCATTCAGGCCGTCGAACGTGCAGCCACGATTCTCGGCGCCTTTAGCGTCGGCCGACCGCGGCTGAGCCTGAACGAACTGACCGCCCGGCTCGGTACCAGCAAGGCCACCGCGCACCGCTACACCAAAGCGCTGCGATCGGTGAACCTCCTGCGTTACGACGAGCGGGAAGCCCTGTACTCCCTCGGCCCCCAGGTGCTGACGCTCTCGGCCGCCGCGCGCGCCGGGCTGCCGATCATCACGATCGCCGGCCCGTACATGGAGGAGCTCGTCCGCGAGGCCGGCGAAACCGTCGTCCTCTCGGTCTGGGACGGCGACACCGCCGTGGTCGTCCGGGTCGACGACAACACCGACCGCACGGTGCGGATCAGCGTCCGCACCGGCGCCCGGCTCTCGATGTCCCGGTCGGCCCAGGGCCGCGTGTTCTGCGCGTTCCTGGACGAGGACGAGGTGCCCGGCCTGGGCAGCCTGCTGCGCCGCAACCCCGATCTGCGCTCCGAGCTCGAAGCGATCCGGGAGAACGGCATCAGCGTGAACACCCCGGCCGACAACGGTGTCCGCACGATCGCCGCGCCCGTGTTCCAGGACGCGACGATCGTCGCGACGATGGCGATCGTCGGGACGACGGCAGCAGTGGCCGACGAGACCGGTTCGCCGGCCGCGCAGTCCCTGCTGCACATCTCCCGATCGCTCACCCAGGAGCTGGGCGCCAGTGGCCCCATCACCCGGGGCTTCTAG
- a CDS encoding aromatic-ring-hydroxylating dioxygenase subunit beta: MSAPTITVTRADAEDFLYQEAMLLDEWHLDAWLALFEEGGTFEVPTTDYKGWDRTGGGFFVLDDWDLLNARVKRLKSRKAHAENPHSRTHRMISNVRLIQGAGGIEIKANFVINRFRDLTHHTYVGRYHHDVVQNEEGELKFVHRRAYLEHELLEHGARLSFIL; the protein is encoded by the coding sequence ATGAGCGCCCCCACGATCACTGTGACCCGGGCCGACGCGGAGGACTTCCTCTACCAGGAGGCCATGCTCCTCGACGAGTGGCACCTGGACGCGTGGCTCGCGCTGTTCGAGGAGGGCGGCACGTTCGAGGTGCCGACCACCGACTACAAGGGGTGGGACCGGACCGGCGGCGGCTTCTTCGTCCTCGACGACTGGGACCTGCTCAACGCGCGCGTCAAGCGGCTGAAGAGCCGTAAGGCGCACGCCGAGAACCCGCACTCGCGCACCCACCGGATGATCAGCAACGTCCGCCTGATCCAGGGCGCCGGCGGCATCGAGATCAAGGCGAACTTCGTCATCAACCGGTTCCGCGACCTCACCCACCACACCTACGTGGGGCGGTACCACCACGACGTGGTGCAGAACGAGGAGGGCGAGCTCAAGTTCGTCCATCGCCGCGCGTACCTCGAGCACGAGCTGCTCGAGCACGGCGCCCGTCTGAGCTTCATCCTCTGA
- a CDS encoding fumarylacetoacetate hydrolase family protein, with protein sequence METLVTRYGIARVEGDELAVVDLPYPDLSALLAAGATLAEVDGAAVTRRLPKADLDEVALAPLSLRTTSVWGVGLNYHGKAALTGRPVPTSPILFLKPTTALSGHRDALAIPAGLTEQFDYEAEVGIVIGRALADVSPAEVLGSVAGIIAANDTTARDVMKATGAPVLAKGFPGCAPLGATVLPWGEIPDPNAIPVASWVDGEQRQSSTTADLIFDVADLVSRLSRYARLEPGDVVLTGTPPGTGQDRNEFLRAGQQVTIAVGGLTPLVNTIS encoded by the coding sequence ATGGAAACGCTCGTCACCCGCTACGGCATCGCCCGGGTCGAGGGCGACGAGCTGGCCGTCGTCGACCTGCCCTACCCGGACCTTTCGGCCTTACTGGCGGCCGGCGCGACCCTCGCCGAGGTCGACGGGGCCGCGGTGACCCGCCGCCTGCCGAAGGCCGACCTGGACGAGGTCGCGCTCGCGCCGCTGTCGCTGCGCACGACGTCGGTCTGGGGCGTCGGGCTCAACTACCACGGCAAGGCCGCCCTCACCGGCCGGCCGGTGCCGACCAGCCCGATCCTGTTCCTCAAGCCGACCACCGCGCTCTCCGGCCACCGCGACGCCCTCGCGATCCCGGCCGGCCTCACCGAGCAGTTCGACTACGAGGCCGAGGTCGGGATCGTCATCGGCCGCGCGCTGGCCGACGTCTCGCCGGCCGAGGTGCTGGGTTCGGTCGCCGGCATCATCGCCGCGAACGATACGACCGCCCGCGACGTCATGAAGGCCACCGGCGCGCCGGTGCTGGCCAAGGGGTTCCCGGGGTGCGCTCCGCTCGGCGCGACCGTGCTGCCGTGGGGGGAAATCCCCGACCCGAACGCTATTCCGGTCGCCTCCTGGGTCGATGGGGAACAGCGGCAGAGCAGTACCACCGCCGACCTGATCTTCGACGTGGCCGACCTGGTGTCCCGGCTCTCGCGCTACGCCCGGCTGGAGCCGGGTGACGTCGTCCTCACCGGCACCCCGCCCGGTACCGGGCAGGACCGAAACGAGTTCCTGCGCGCCGGTCAGCAGGTCACGATCGCGGTCGGTGGTCTGACCCCGCTCGTGAACACCATCTCCTAA
- a CDS encoding GAF domain-containing sensor histidine kinase: MSVAGAVRAEEARLAVLRGHEILDTAAEPEFDDIAMLAAEICGTPIAMVSLVDSDRQWFKARVGVDAPETCRDAAFCAHALEQPDVLEVPDAASDPRFAGNPLVLGEPFIRFYAGAPLRVENGVSLGTVCVIDQQPRSLTAPQRRALRALARHAAAEIELRSYARRTADVTRRVVELEELKNRILTTVSHELRTPLASIRGYLELLLDDSDPLDPQTGRDFLAVMQRNAHRLTQLVDDMLLATKVGAGGLELNRSPIDLTELVAAVVAGSRPLAEHKGLAVIVDRPEQVIVCGSHRELTQALQHVLLNAIKFTSDGAITVQIADASAPTVIVTDTGSGIDDVDLPRLFDPFYRGETAEAAAIQGPGLGLTLVRAIVEAHGGQVDLRSRLGAGTSVALRFPPCDPG; encoded by the coding sequence GTGTCGGTAGCCGGTGCCGTGCGCGCGGAGGAGGCCCGGCTGGCCGTCCTGCGTGGGCACGAGATCCTGGACACGGCCGCCGAACCCGAGTTCGACGACATCGCGATGCTCGCCGCGGAGATCTGCGGTACGCCGATCGCGATGGTCAGCCTGGTGGACTCCGACCGGCAGTGGTTCAAGGCCCGCGTCGGCGTCGACGCGCCCGAGACCTGCCGCGACGCCGCGTTCTGCGCCCACGCGCTGGAGCAGCCCGACGTGCTCGAGGTGCCGGACGCGGCGAGCGATCCCCGGTTCGCCGGCAACCCGCTGGTGCTCGGCGAACCGTTCATCCGTTTCTACGCGGGCGCGCCGCTGCGGGTGGAGAACGGCGTCAGCCTCGGCACCGTGTGCGTCATCGACCAGCAGCCCCGCTCGCTCACCGCGCCGCAGCGCCGGGCGTTGCGTGCGCTGGCCCGGCACGCCGCGGCCGAGATCGAGCTGCGGTCCTACGCCCGGCGCACCGCGGACGTCACCCGCCGCGTCGTCGAGCTCGAAGAGCTGAAGAACCGCATCCTGACGACGGTCAGCCACGAGCTGCGGACGCCGCTCGCGTCGATCCGCGGCTACCTGGAGCTGCTGCTCGACGACTCCGACCCGCTCGACCCGCAGACCGGTCGCGACTTCCTGGCCGTCATGCAGCGCAACGCCCACCGGCTGACGCAGCTCGTCGACGACATGCTGCTCGCGACGAAGGTCGGTGCCGGAGGGCTCGAGCTGAACCGCTCGCCGATCGACCTCACCGAGCTGGTCGCCGCCGTGGTCGCCGGCAGCCGTCCGCTGGCCGAGCACAAGGGGCTCGCGGTGATCGTCGACCGGCCCGAGCAGGTGATCGTCTGCGGCTCCCACCGGGAACTGACCCAGGCGCTCCAGCACGTGCTGCTCAACGCCATCAAGTTCACCTCGGACGGTGCGATCACCGTGCAGATCGCCGACGCGTCGGCGCCGACCGTGATCGTCACCGACACCGGGAGCGGCATCGACGACGTCGACCTGCCCCGGCTGTTCGACCCGTTCTACCGCGGCGAGACCGCCGAGGCCGCCGCCATCCAGGGACCGGGACTCGGCCTGACGCTCGTGCGCGCGATCGTCGAGGCGCACGGCGGCCAGGTCGATCTGCGTAGCCGGCTCGGTGCGGGCACCAGCGTCGCGCTGCGCTTTCCGCCCTGTGATCCGGGATGA
- a CDS encoding TatD family hydrolase, translating into MSENLYDTVVRGGTVLDHASGLNQVADLAIKDGKVAAIGDDLARSAANVVDATGATVLPGLVEGHTHIFEKVSKVGAPQDEAHLRRGVVAAADAGTAGASTFPAFRTLVVEPTVMRIVNFLNVSVLGLIDFRYGELLNPDTFNVDDALATAAENPDVVRGFKIRLSEDVLGDKIVPLLEKAINLGEQAGLPVMVHIGETALTLPEILDRLRPGDIIAHCYTGKENGILDENGAVLREVYKARERGVMYDSAHGKSNMSFKVAKPAIAEGFLPDILSSDTSGRNWRGPVFDLVTSMSKFLALGVPMSEILPRVTTVPAKYLGLDVEGYGSLTVGGPAHVTVLKEVGATVLPDAAGNTIEAPRLEPTAVFVNGVSHELTEWRGNAPSA; encoded by the coding sequence ATGTCCGAAAACCTGTACGACACCGTGGTGCGCGGTGGCACCGTGCTCGACCACGCGTCGGGTCTGAACCAGGTCGCCGACCTCGCGATCAAGGACGGGAAGGTCGCCGCGATCGGCGACGACCTGGCCCGGTCGGCCGCGAACGTCGTCGACGCCACCGGCGCGACCGTGCTGCCTGGGCTGGTCGAGGGCCACACGCACATCTTCGAGAAGGTGTCGAAGGTCGGTGCCCCGCAGGACGAGGCCCACCTGCGCCGCGGGGTCGTCGCGGCCGCCGACGCCGGCACCGCCGGTGCGTCGACCTTCCCGGCGTTCCGCACGCTCGTCGTCGAGCCGACCGTGATGCGTATCGTGAACTTCCTGAACGTCTCGGTGCTCGGCCTGATCGACTTCCGCTACGGCGAGCTGCTCAACCCCGACACGTTCAACGTCGACGACGCACTGGCGACCGCCGCCGAGAACCCGGACGTCGTCCGCGGCTTCAAGATCCGCCTCTCCGAGGACGTGCTCGGCGACAAGATCGTCCCGCTGCTCGAGAAGGCCATCAACCTGGGCGAGCAGGCCGGACTGCCGGTCATGGTGCACATCGGCGAGACCGCGCTGACGCTGCCGGAGATCCTGGACCGGCTGCGCCCGGGCGACATCATCGCCCACTGCTACACCGGCAAGGAGAACGGCATCCTCGACGAGAACGGCGCCGTTCTGCGCGAGGTCTACAAGGCCCGCGAGCGTGGCGTCATGTACGACTCGGCGCACGGCAAGTCGAACATGTCGTTCAAGGTCGCGAAGCCCGCGATCGCCGAGGGCTTCCTGCCCGACATCCTGAGCTCCGACACCTCCGGCCGCAACTGGCGCGGCCCGGTCTTCGACCTGGTGACGTCGATGTCGAAGTTCCTCGCGCTGGGCGTGCCGATGTCGGAGATCCTGCCCCGCGTCACGACCGTGCCCGCCAAGTACCTCGGCCTGGACGTCGAGGGCTACGGCTCGCTGACGGTCGGCGGCCCGGCGCACGTCACCGTGCTGAAGGAGGTCGGCGCGACGGTTCTTCCGGACGCGGCCGGCAACACGATCGAGGCGCCCCGGCTCGAGCCCACTGCGGTGTTCGTCAACGGCGTGTCCCACGAGCTGACCGAGTGGCGCGGCAACGCGCCCTCGGCCTGA
- the fdxA gene encoding ferredoxin — protein MAYVVTDACIDVQDKSCIEECPVDCIYTGPRMMYINPEECVDCGRCEPACPTVSIYHEEDLPADREQFAAINETVFITLGIGSPGGARKIPPLAADHEEVASWTK, from the coding sequence ATGGCCTACGTCGTCACTGACGCCTGCATCGACGTGCAGGACAAGTCCTGCATCGAAGAGTGCCCGGTCGACTGCATCTACACCGGTCCGCGGATGATGTACATCAACCCGGAGGAGTGCGTCGACTGCGGTCGCTGCGAGCCGGCCTGTCCGACCGTGTCGATCTACCACGAGGAAGACCTGCCCGCCGACCGCGAGCAGTTCGCCGCGATCAACGAGACGGTGTTCATCACGCTCGGGATCGGTTCGCCGGGCGGCGCGCGCAAGATCCCGCCGCTCGCGGCCGACCACGAGGAGGTCGCGTCGTGGACGAAGTAA
- a CDS encoding Dabb family protein: MIRHVVAFKFKPETSAETVAAVLAEVESFPSRYPQMRSFVLGPNISLRDTRMSHVFTIEFDDEDDLKSYLNSESHETFVRETWRPVIDSQTIVTLAASSPFRSESVLPENNRPRGPYGIQFARLATPALDEAVEFYTYLVGLQVEARTAEYAQLRAGTEHHSIELVSDPSLTQFQPLAIGLSVESEAVLDDLEKRLRAEGAEILPLHERTASIVTRGFATKDPNGLTLEFGYEFLEYAEPPMLEYRPLDLVHPFLSTDKYEESLHFYLNVLGFQASDYVMTPGRGTSAFIRSEDRYHHSVALRRDNTFFLAHLCFRMKSLDHVMRGRAKALYKNVEIASDIVNHSASTSIAFYLYDERFGPRIELCDGHRVFTPEEHETHKARRMGGDPRNIDVWRAAADDWERF; the protein is encoded by the coding sequence ATGATCAGGCACGTCGTCGCGTTCAAGTTCAAGCCGGAGACATCGGCCGAGACGGTGGCCGCGGTGCTCGCCGAGGTGGAGTCGTTCCCCAGCCGGTACCCGCAGATGCGGAGTTTCGTGCTGGGGCCGAACATCTCGCTGCGCGACACCCGGATGTCGCACGTGTTCACGATCGAGTTCGACGACGAAGACGATCTGAAGTCCTACCTCAACAGTGAATCGCACGAGACGTTCGTGCGGGAGACGTGGCGGCCCGTCATCGACAGCCAGACCATCGTCACACTCGCCGCTTCGTCGCCGTTCCGATCGGAGAGTGTCTTGCCCGAGAACAACCGCCCGCGCGGTCCGTACGGCATCCAGTTCGCCCGGCTCGCCACGCCGGCCCTCGACGAGGCCGTGGAGTTCTACACCTACCTCGTCGGCCTCCAGGTGGAGGCGCGCACCGCGGAGTACGCCCAGCTGCGTGCCGGCACCGAGCACCACTCGATCGAGCTGGTCAGCGACCCGAGCCTGACCCAGTTCCAGCCGCTGGCGATCGGCCTGAGCGTCGAGTCCGAAGCGGTCCTGGACGACCTGGAGAAGCGGCTGCGTGCCGAGGGCGCGGAGATCCTTCCGCTGCACGAGCGCACCGCCTCGATCGTCACCAGGGGCTTCGCCACGAAGGACCCGAACGGCCTCACGCTGGAGTTCGGCTACGAGTTCCTGGAGTACGCCGAGCCGCCGATGCTCGAGTACAGGCCGCTCGACCTGGTGCACCCGTTCCTCTCCACCGACAAGTACGAGGAGAGCCTGCACTTCTACCTGAACGTGCTGGGCTTCCAGGCCTCGGACTACGTGATGACGCCGGGCCGCGGCACGTCGGCGTTCATCCGGTCGGAGGACCGCTACCACCACTCGGTCGCGCTGCGCCGTGACAACACGTTCTTCCTGGCGCACCTGTGCTTCCGGATGAAGAGCCTCGACCACGTCATGCGTGGCCGGGCGAAGGCGCTCTACAAGAACGTCGAGATCGCGTCGGACATCGTGAACCACTCGGCCTCGACGTCGATCGCGTTCTACCTGTACGACGAGCGGTTCGGTCCCCGGATCGAGCTGTGCGACGGCCACCGCGTGTTCACCCCGGAGGAGCACGAGACGCACAAGGCCCGTCGGATGGGCGGCGACCCGCGCAACATCGACGTGTGGCGTGCGGCCGCCGACGACTGGGAGCGGTTCTGA